The DNA region GGGCGAAAACCGGTGAGTGTACCCATCCCGATCGGCTGTCACACGCCGCAACGCCGTCTTCCGTTCGCCTGTGCGGCTGAACTTTTGTTGATCTGTGGCCAGTTGGGTGGTCAGGGGGCCTACCCTTCACCGGGTGAGCCAGTTGAAGTCCCGTGCGCCCCACGCCGAGGCCGCCATGCCCGGCACCCTCCCTGACGACCTGCGGTCCGAGCTGATCGCCTTCCGGCGTGACCTGCACATGCACCCCGAGCTCGGCAACCAGGAGTTCCGCACCACCGCGGCCGTCAAGGCGCGGCTGGAGAAGGCGGGACTGGAGCCGCGGGTGCTGCCCGGGGGCACGGGCCTCATCTGCGACGTGGGTGAGTGGGACCGGGTGACGCCGATGCTGGCGTTGCGGGCGGACATCGACGCGCTGCCGATCCCGGACACCAAGGCGGGCGTCTCCTACCGGTCCACCGTGCCCGACCGGGCCCACGCCTGCGGGCACGACGTCCACACCACCTGCGTCCTGGGTGCCGGGCTCGTCCTCGCCGAGCTGGACCGGCGGGGACTGCTTACGCGGCCCGTCCGGCTGCTGTTCCAGCCGGCCGAGGAGGTGCTGCCCGGCGGGGCCGCCGACGTCGTCGCGGCCGGGGTGCTGGACGGGGTCGGCCGGATCATCGGGGTGCACTGCGATCCCAAGGTGGACGTGGGGCGGATCGGGCTCCGGATCGGGCCGATCACCTCGGCCTGCGACCGGGTGGAGGTCTCCCTCGACGGACCCGGTGGCCACACCGCACGGCCCCACCTCACCACCGACCTGGTCACCGCCGCGGCCCGGGTGGCCGTCGACGTA from Streptomyces sp. NBC_01754 includes:
- a CDS encoding amidohydrolase → MSQLKSRAPHAEAAMPGTLPDDLRSELIAFRRDLHMHPELGNQEFRTTAAVKARLEKAGLEPRVLPGGTGLICDVGEWDRVTPMLALRADIDALPIPDTKAGVSYRSTVPDRAHACGHDVHTTCVLGAGLVLAELDRRGLLTRPVRLLFQPAEEVLPGGAADVVAAGVLDGVGRIIGVHCDPKVDVGRIGLRIGPITSACDRVEVSLDGPGGHTARPHLTTDLVTAAARVAVDVPALLARRVDARAGLAVTWGRLQTGHAPNVIPQHAELSGTVRCLDLESWRQAPDMVHAAIDEVAGMYRAKTVINYIRGVPPVVNEAESIGLLDAAMTIRRGSYAIEDTEQSLGGEDFSWYLEKVPGAMARLGVRAPGDTRGLDLHRGNFDVDEEAITVGVELFTAVALLDGNR